AGAATTTAATACTTTTAAAAAAAATATTGCCTCTTATATCGGTTTAAACCTTTTTAACTATAAAAATGCGCAGATGGAGAGAAGAATTGTTTCTTTGATGAACAGAAACAACATTTTCAAGCTTGCAGAGTACTACAAACTTTTAATTTCCGACAATAAAAAGCTTGAAGAATTCACCAACATGCTGACCATAAATGTTACGGAATTTTTTAGAAATAATGATAAATTTAATGAACTGGAAACCAAAATTATTCCTGAACTCTTAACAAAATATGGTTCAATAAAAATATGGTCTGCCGGATGTTCCTGCGGTGCCGAGATTTACAGTATTGCCATGATCCTTGACAGGCTAAACGCACTGGACAAATGCACGCTTGTTGCTTCTGATTTTGATTTGAATATTTTAAGTAGGGCAAAAAATGGTCATTATTCAAAATTTGAACTCGGCACAATAAAGCCTGAATACAAAAAATACTTTAATCCTCTTGATTCCAACGGAGATAAGTTTCAGGTTGACAGCAAACTTACTTCAAAAGTGAATTTTGAAAGACGTGACCTACTAAACGGTACTTTTGACAAGAATTTTCATCTTATTCTTTGCAGAAACGTAGTTATATATTTTACTGAAGAAGCCAAAGAGAAACTATACACCGATTTTTATAACAGCTTAACACCGGGCGGAGTCTTGTTTATAGGTTCAACGGAAAGAATACATAATTTCAAAGAAATAGGCTATAACCTGACTTCTTCATTCTTTTATCAAAAATAATTTCTTATACCAATTCGGGTTTTTTATAGTATTTTCTTTTGAGAATCAAGTCTATAAGACTAATTAACTCGAATTGATAATTAAATATATGCGTGATTGCGAAGGGTACCCGCTTTTTTGATTAATTATCAAAAAAGGAGGGGGCAGCCAAAGCACTCGACGTGGCAATCCGTTTTAATTTTTATAGATTGCTTTGCCATTGTCGCAATGACGATTTTGGCGCTTTATACTGAAATTCAAGTTTAATACGGGAAATAGTTTAAAAAATACCCGCTGAAAAACATTACAAGAAATCCTGCAATAACAAGAGCAGGTCCAAACGGCAAAAAAGTATAGCTCTGTCTTTCTCTGGTGCGTTTTAATATTACAAAGATTGAAATACCGGCTACCACAAAAGATAAAAGAATTATTGACAGCGCAATACCTGATTCTCCTGCATAAGTGTAATATTTCCCCAAAAAAGTAAGACCCACAGAAAAAAGTAATGCCGTCATTGCCCATAGCGACTGAAAATCTTTGGACTTGTACATATTATGAATAATAACAGGCACACCAATTATCATTTGCGCAAGAAAGCTTAAGGCAATTATAATGACCGTGAGTTTCCAGCCAAACCATGCACCCAAACCCGCTGTAAGGATACTATCGCCTGCCCCGAACGCATATTCTCCGGCAAGCAAAAGTCCTACTCTTGAAAATATTTCAAAAAAAGCCGCTCCTAAAACTGCTCCTATCAGCGCAGAAATGAAAACATCATTAAAAGTTATCCCTATAACCTTTAACGTTCCGACAGAATTGTTTCCAACATCAAAAAAATTATAAATAAGACCGATAGGAATTAACGGAATTGAGTTAATATCGAAAATATATTTTTCTTTAATGTCTGTAATGGTTATTACTATTAAATTACACACCAGAATAAGCAAAAATAGTGTTTTTAGCGTAAAGCCAAAAAAGCTCACTGTTGCAACAAAAAACGCACCTGTTAAGAGTTCTACTATGGGATATTGCAGACTTATTTTTTCCCCGCATTTTCTACATTTTCCTCGAAGCAAAATATAGCTTAAAACAGGAATATTATCGTACCATGCGATTAAATTTTCGCATTTCGGGCATTTTGAACGACCTTTTACAAAATCTTTTTCGGCAATAAGCCTCAATGCAACTACATTAAGAAAACTTCCTATTACAAGACCTATAAATCCGGCTATAAAACCGAAATATATTTTTTGATCCAAAGTTAAAAATTCCATAATTAAATTCTTTCTTATTGTGCAGGGTTATTTTGTGAGCTGATTATTTTAAAAAGCTCAAAAGTTGCTTTCTTGATTCTTCTGCTAACCTGCATTTGTGAAATCCCAATTCTTTGCGCAATTTCATTTTGATTTAAATCTTCGAAAAAACTGAGCCTGATTACTTCTTCCAAATTACGGGGAAGCAAATTCACTGCATCAAAAAGCATCATTCGCTTTTCCTGAAGTTTTTGAGAAAGCTGGTATTTGTCATCTACAAGCCTATCAACGAGGGATTGGTCTGTTTCGGAATTATTAAATACAAGTTGATCTAAAGAAATTAATTGTTTTCGCCTGTCTGCTTCATAAACTTCGTTAATTCTATTGACAGGCATCTGAAGTTCATTTGCTATTTCCAGCTCTGTTGGAATTCTTCCCATTCTTGTTTTTAATATTTCGCTAATATTATGCATTCTTATACTTAGCTCTTGCAATTCTCTTGGAGCCCTGATCATGGCTAATTTATCCCGCAGGTAATGTCTGATTTCTCCGGTAATAAGATAAGTTGCATAAGTCTTAAAACTTGCCCCGAAAGTATTATTAAACTGATTAACAGCTTTTATCAAACCCAAACTTCCAACCTGAATTATATCTTCAATCGGGTCGGTATTTCTTCTGGCAAGCCCATAAGCAATCTTTTTTACCAAAGGTAAGTAATATAAAACAATTAAATTATTTAATTGTTTTTTTACCTTAGGATCATTTGTTGTTGTAAATTCTTTCAGCCAGATTTCTATGTCTTCCGTTTCCGGTGTTGTAAAATCTTCTAAATTCAACTTTAAGCAATCTTCACTTATCTATACGAATACCAAATGATTATAACATAGGATT
This bacterium DNA region includes the following protein-coding sequences:
- a CDS encoding protein-glutamate O-methyltransferase CheR, giving the protein MSEDTTKNTKNLSDIGTLLNLPKLNMPSEEEFNTFKKNIASYIGLNLFNYKNAQMERRIVSLMNRNNIFKLAEYYKLLISDNKKLEEFTNMLTINVTEFFRNNDKFNELETKIIPELLTKYGSIKIWSAGCSCGAEIYSIAMILDRLNALDKCTLVASDFDLNILSRAKNGHYSKFELGTIKPEYKKYFNPLDSNGDKFQVDSKLTSKVNFERRDLLNGTFDKNFHLILCRNVVIYFTEEAKEKLYTDFYNSLTPGGVLFIGSTERIHNFKEIGYNLTSSFFYQK
- a CDS encoding prepilin peptidase, which translates into the protein MEFLTLDQKIYFGFIAGFIGLVIGSFLNVVALRLIAEKDFVKGRSKCPKCENLIAWYDNIPVLSYILLRGKCRKCGEKISLQYPIVELLTGAFFVATVSFFGFTLKTLFLLILVCNLIVITITDIKEKYIFDINSIPLIPIGLIYNFFDVGNNSVGTLKVIGITFNDVFISALIGAVLGAAFFEIFSRVGLLLAGEYAFGAGDSILTAGLGAWFGWKLTVIIIALSFLAQMIIGVPVIIHNMYKSKDFQSLWAMTALLFSVGLTFLGKYYTYAGESGIALSIILLSFVVAGISIFVILKRTRERQSYTFLPFGPALVIAGFLVMFFSGYFLNYFPY
- a CDS encoding sigma-70 family RNA polymerase sigma factor — encoded protein: MNLEDFTTPETEDIEIWLKEFTTTNDPKVKKQLNNLIVLYYLPLVKKIAYGLARRNTDPIEDIIQVGSLGLIKAVNQFNNTFGASFKTYATYLITGEIRHYLRDKLAMIRAPRELQELSIRMHNISEILKTRMGRIPTELEIANELQMPVNRINEVYEADRRKQLISLDQLVFNNSETDQSLVDRLVDDKYQLSQKLQEKRMMLFDAVNLLPRNLEEVIRLSFFEDLNQNEIAQRIGISQMQVSRRIKKATFELFKIISSQNNPAQ